TCCTTGTTTAAGGATGTAAACACGATCTGaagttaaaaaagaataaatgtaatagttatgaattatgatacaaaCTCACATATAGAAGCAATATGTTTAAAATGGCCAAATTGTTGGTATGTTTATTGTAGGGAAAGGAATATTGTTGAGCAAGTAAACCGCATCTCCCCAAGACTTCTAGATGGCATAAAAGCTTCCTCTGATAGCCTTATCATTGGAGAGATAAGGAGAGTTACTCACATGATTAAGTTTGACTTATGAATTTGTGGCATCTTTAGTTCTTCATAAACTAAAATTTGCAGATACGAGGGACTGATTTGATAGCTGGCATAGAGGTTGTAGACAATAAATCACCAAATGATCCATTCCCTCCTGAATGGGGTATGTTTTATCTTTATATAATTCTCATCGATATATATACATCTTAATCGCTTATATCAAAAAACATCTTGGTCTCAGGGCCAAGCCTAATGTCGTGAAAAGAAAGATTATATggtttgaataaaataattatagcCTAAAAACATGGCGTAGTAGGTTATAAATCTTGATAGTTCTGAACCAGCTTAACCTCAAGATAACGAATCTCTAGAAATGTGGTGGATCTTGATTTACCAGGGTCATAGTTATGTTTATAGGTTGTTGTGTGATTGATATAAACAGGAGTTGGTAAATGTTTTGGAGCTGAATGTCGAGAAAATGGTTTGATAACAAGAACTGGAGGGGATACTATAACGTTGTCTCCATCATTTACGATCTCTCCTCAAGAAGTTGATGGGGTATCTAAAAAAGTCTAATAATAACATGATTGAGTAATGAGTATCAATTCTACATGTTTTCTAAGAATTTGATCCGCCGCTTCTTGTTTCCAGTTAACGAGCAAATATGGAAAAGCACTGAAAGCCACTGAAGAGAGAGTGAAGGAATTGAAGAATCAGAAAAAGTAGCGGCAAATAGTTGCAATGAATGGCTTGAAGGACAGAATCATGCCTTCTCTCAAGGAACATATAAATCCTTCTGCATCTTGGATGTTGTTAATATGATATTTGATATAGATTTCAAAGCAGAGTTGCTCTTTTTCCAGATACATTTCTTGAAATAAAAGTTCTTATTAGAATCCTTAACTgacattacaaaaaaaaaatgaaaaggctTGTAAAAGAGGCAAATTATCTTACAAAATGATCATCTTTTAGCTTCCTTTTCAGCCTTCCTTCTTGCTCGCCTTTCTCTAGAACTTGAAGTCATCTGAAACCCTCCTTTCTGATCCTCCAATTCATCCAAATCTTTGAATGATTTCTTAGCATTCCCCCAATTCAAGAACCCATTAATTGGTTAATAATTTGAAGTAGAAAATGTATgaaaattggaagaaaaaaaaaggaagacaGAAAGGTACCTCTCGAAGCTCTGAAAAGCTTACAGCGTAGAAGGTAATGGCGGCAGCTGCAACAATCCCCAGAATTGGAATCCCCATTTCCTGCAATCCATCCATTTTCCACTTCCTTCTTCTTTCTAAACAAATCTGTATTGGAGAGTCGATGCTTCAGTGACTTAAGCTAAGTTTTTGTGAAGACGGATAAGATGACGTAATGTAGATAacgtttttttttctcttttaaatttaGTCCGAAAACAAAACTTTCGAAAACAAGAGattcaatgaaatatatttatatttttagacATGTGTTTGATGATAGATTTAAAAATTAGATTTtagttaaaatatgtttaaacgtgcttcatattatatatttataaattattagaTTAGTTTTATTTATCCATTAACATTGAATGGATattaagttattattatttgtctatgaatgtaatttttgttaaaaaagtTGGTTAAATTGCAATTTTATTTGGACACCGTTAGAGTTTAACCTATTGTTTGATAAAAACCATATATAATGGTTATGATTTGGCAACCTTTATTATTAGTCCTGCAATCAATACTATTTTCAAtgatttcataaaaaaaaaaaaaaaaaactaaattatggTTATAAACCATAGAAAATAAGTTTTATACTTTTAAAGCAACCAAATTTGTAACTTAACCTAAAAGTTTAGGTGTAAAAATATAATAAGCcagtaaaatatttaacaattttgaaaacggaaaaaacccacAGGTCCACAAtgagaaatttcaaaaataccTCCATCAACAAGCGACTAATCAACCAGAAGGATGTGTGTAATTCTTTTTGTAAACAATCATGATAAGCactcatgtagttctttttaaacgttAAAAAAATGGCTTCAAATCTTGTTGGCCATGCTAATAgatcgtgttgactaggtaactgatcgtttagatcatatcaaattgatatttaaatgatcttgataTTCTGGAATAGTAgctagaagaaaaaaaagaggtgaagaaagaaagaaaaagaagatgaataaaaatagaagaaataaaatttggaaGAAGAGCCGATGAAAATTAGGAAGAGGAGTTGAAGAAATCTAGAAAataagatgaataaatcgcaaattAGAAGAATAAGAGAAGTGATGAATCATCAGCAATATCAAaagcaaatttgaaatttatgaaagtATTTTAACAGCTTCCTGgtctttttgattttgttacatgacacgtaaatattttggcgttttgttatatttatgaaaatgacCAAAGATTTATATAGTCattgttttatattattatataatttataatacattacataatacatattatatattatatattaaaaaaatgaattgagtttataacatgaaatattgtatttttgaatgttttatgtatttaatataattttactttttaaagtgtaaaatttaaattatggatacaatgaaaacataaatatgtcgttttcaaaatttgtgCAATTTGGATTACAAAATCAAAAAACAGAATATGAATTATTTGTCAAACAACGCATATTTGCTAAACTTAAtgaatctaaaaaataaaatataatccAAATTATCTACTAAACATGTCCTTATTTTCTCAATTTGAGTATTTAATTTTAGTAGTGAAAACACTTTGGTTTGGTTTGTAGGTTAAAAAAGTATTTTGAATGAATAAATgcacaaaatatttataaatataaaaattctTGGGTGAAATCTTAAAAGTACGGTTAACTAAAAATATGTTTGTTAATGTCGAAAcattaattaactaaaattaattaattttagattaacagaaaaaaaaaaagacaacatttcaatctaaacaattttcaaattatttaattaaatatatttataaatccTGAAACGAGGTAGTTACTCACATAACTGTATAAAAGACATTATTAGATTAACATATTTTATGGTAATTTTCTTctgtataattattatttttcattattatatcaTTTATAATATAACATATAATATCAATTTTAACAGgttaatttacaaatatataataaaatattaaactattttcaatccatatatataaaaaaaaaaaagtccatgaagtccaatttatatttttacaaaCTATGTAGTTACCTTTTTCCTTCATGGACGTCAAACCCGTGCTAAATCTTGAACACCTATGTTGTCTATGATCGAAAACAGACCATCAAAGTCAACCCATGTTGTCTATCGATACTCACTCCAATCGAAGTCTACCCATGTTAGCTACGCTCATCAGATGAAAAACCCTAACGTTTCTCTCCTTAGATTTGTACAAAATATCACTTTCTCTCTCTAGGTGTGTTATTCGACTGTCTATCTCTTTTTCCACTCTTgtctttttacaattttgagaCCTACAAGAAGAAGATGGAGATAATGGTAAAAATGTCATTGAGGCAAAAATTACAACTTTACCTTCAACTACACTGGACTCTAATTGTGCTTGAGGAGCACTAATTGTATATCTCGGATAAGCAAAGATAGATTGTTATTTGTGTATATTTgagatagaaagaaatatataataagcacataaaatatataaaatagaaGGTTACCACCGTCTATCCTAGACAAAGATAGACTACTATTTATATCAAATAAATAGTGATAGATCTATAGTTTGAAAAACATTAAAATTGTGTTTTGGTGTTTCTAAATTTGTGATTTCAATTGTTTCCAAATCATATTCATCTTAGTCATCTATCTACAAGCATATAATGGAAagtaaaaacttaaaaaaatttgATATACGGTTGTGATAGTTTGAGATAAGAAAGTGATATATCACTAACATATAGATAGagaaatatttataatttgGATAATAATTCGTTTTTTCCATTTAAAGAAAGAGTATTCTTGAAATTATATCTAATTGGACCTACATTTGTTATTGAAGTTTTAAGATGTTTTATAccatgtaaatattttactaaattgttacattttcatttttttttaagataacaAAGAATTGAGTTGATAAGaaaaagatgataaaaaaaaattatatagcAAGACTCTGGTGTCAttcagttttaaatttagtttaaatGACTAATCTATTTGATTGATGTTTCAGGCTATGAGTTGATTACAATTACAATTATGGAGAATTGAGAATGATTAGTGACCAAATTCCCATAGCAAAAGGAAAAGGGAATTTGGAATAACTTCTCCCACTCTATTTAACtattaattgatactttgacTAAAGAGTGTAAAGAAGACTTATGAGTGTAAAAGGGAATTAGGATCTAATGTTTACTacgttttctttttaaaatgttaccGTTTTGTTGTAAATCAGTTGGGTATTTACTTTCCAATCTGATGGCTTTCTGTTTTCAGTTCGTTTCCCATTTATTCTTCAACTAACTGTTTTGTTCTTCACCTTATATACCATAAGAGTTTTTTaggtcaaaaaaaaaaaaaaaaaatcatctacttctcttcttttctattttccCCTTCTAAAAATACTGGTTTGAGCATTCTTTTCTTGACGATTCAATTCCTAATTTTTATAAGTAAACACTTGACTTGAGGAGTTATCTTAATCTTGAGAGAAATCAACATATGTGATTTAGCATCGAGGTTGCGCAAAAATTTGCTTCATGACACAACGATGTTCGACATTTTGGTTCCTACAATAATAGTGGTGGGTTTTTATGTACTAAAATTCataaatagtaaatataatcctattaataaagtattttattattataatttcaataagtattattgattatattattaacctaaatctaataaattaaCATTCTAGACTGGTTGATGAGTCTTAAACAATATATAGAGACACATGGGGATCAATGTTAAAGATCAGtttaaatggtctatagtataatgttaaggctggataccttatcctggtaacactatgaaTACATCTtactttatatttgatacaaacgtaTTGATCCAACGTGTTCATGTAGACGATATGCGAGTGAGGATATCATATGCAATGAGTTTACATAAAACtaaaccacgaaatagtaatcactagatgtaactccattaactagttgaatttctatttcattaagatgacctaggtaacttagtcttaatcatGAGTTTATTATGCACTCTTGTTTGTGAGGAATTGTCCTTTGATtagtacgggtgagagtggccagattgccgactcaatatacttatcattttagggacaagactgagtggggagttggaaacataatcacacaagatgaaattcactcattTTCGATTTTAggataagtagataagtgttcccttaaatggtgtctccaggacttgaacaaagggttctaccctctctatggcactaGAGGGATTTATGTTTAATGGTTGGATCATAAATAAGTTGTTCATTGGAGGAGCACTGATATATAAGGACTATAAGTAActtaggggtaaaacgataatttgacccaactggtgttgcgaacacttgtgaatgactaaTTTAC
This region of Cucumis melo cultivar AY chromosome 7, USDA_Cmelo_AY_1.0, whole genome shotgun sequence genomic DNA includes:
- the LOC127150406 gene encoding gamma aminobutyrate transaminase 3, chloroplastic-like, with product MESIVGSEILQPGIVGKRGCTLTSNRYHGSTLTAASLTGLLPSLPEPVMGAGGVILPPATYFEKVQAVLKKYGILFIAEGPYVLNTLGTISSAYLPIGAVIISPEIFDVVLLPKQRARERNIVEQVNRISPRLLDGIKASSDSLIIGEIRRIRGTDLIAGIEVVDNKSPNDPFPPEWGVGKCFGAECRENGLITRTGGDTITLSPSFTISPQEVDGLTSKYGKALKATEERVKELKNQKK
- the LOC103493052 gene encoding uncharacterized protein LOC103493052, which codes for MDGLQEMGIPILGIVAAAAITFYAVSFSELREKSFKDLDELEDQKGGFQMTSSSRERRARRKAEKEAKR